One segment of Ureibacillus thermophilus DNA contains the following:
- the purM gene encoding phosphoribosylformylglycinamidine cyclo-ligase: MSKAYEQAGVNIEAGYEAVKRMKSHVERTNRPGVMGPFGSFGGMFDLSSLNLKEPVLISGTDGVGTKLKLAFMADQHNTIGIDCVAMCVNDIVAQGAEPLYFLDYIAIGKADPAKIEQIVSGIADGCVQAGAALIGGETAEMPGLYEEDEYDVAGFAVGACEKSKVVTGEKIVEGDVLVGLASSGIHSNGYSLVRKIVFSDCGYSFDKVIEDYEDLGPIGEALLTPTKIYAKPVLKVLKEVDVHGMAHITGGGFYENLPRMMPNGLAAEIDLGTWDVPRIFEFLKDKGNLEDRDMYNVFNMGIGFVLAVSAEDADQVINIAKAHGEKAFKIGRVIKGEGVQFNGNHDGSLSR; the protein is encoded by the coding sequence ATGTCAAAAGCTTATGAGCAAGCAGGGGTTAATATTGAAGCAGGTTATGAAGCTGTAAAACGCATGAAGTCCCATGTAGAAAGAACGAATCGTCCTGGAGTGATGGGACCGTTTGGCAGCTTCGGGGGCATGTTTGATTTATCTTCACTAAACTTAAAAGAACCAGTTCTTATTTCAGGTACAGATGGTGTCGGGACAAAATTGAAACTTGCCTTTATGGCAGATCAGCATAACACCATTGGGATTGACTGTGTTGCCATGTGCGTCAATGACATTGTCGCTCAAGGGGCAGAACCGCTATATTTTCTCGATTATATCGCCATAGGGAAAGCAGACCCCGCAAAAATTGAACAAATTGTAAGCGGCATTGCAGATGGCTGCGTTCAAGCAGGTGCGGCGCTAATCGGCGGCGAGACGGCGGAGATGCCTGGTTTATATGAGGAAGATGAATATGATGTAGCTGGTTTTGCGGTCGGCGCTTGCGAAAAATCCAAAGTGGTGACTGGCGAAAAAATCGTTGAAGGGGATGTGCTTGTTGGTCTTGCTTCAAGTGGTATACACTCTAACGGCTACTCGTTAGTGCGCAAAATCGTCTTCTCAGATTGCGGCTATTCCTTTGATAAAGTGATTGAAGATTATGAAGATTTAGGTCCAATTGGAGAAGCGCTTTTAACCCCAACCAAAATTTATGCAAAACCGGTGCTTAAAGTGTTGAAAGAAGTGGACGTTCACGGCATGGCCCACATTACAGGCGGTGGATTTTACGAAAACTTGCCACGCATGATGCCCAATGGACTCGCAGCGGAAATTGATTTAGGCACATGGGATGTCCCACGAATTTTTGAGTTTTTGAAAGACAAAGGGAATTTAGAAGATCGTGATATGTACAATGTATTTAATATGGGGATTGGATTTGTTCTAGCCGTTTCAGCGGAAGATGCAGATCAAGTAATCAACATTGCAAAAGCCCATGGGGAGAAAGCATTTAAAATCGGCCGCGTTATAAAAGGCGAAGGGGTACAATTTAACGGAAATCATGATGGGAGCTTGAGCCGATGA
- the purF gene encoding amidophosphoribosyltransferase: MLAEIRGLNEECGVFGIWGHEASAQMCYYGLHALQHRGQEGAGIVATDGQYFKIVKGEGLVNEVFNEEKINNLKGTAAIAHVRYATAGGGGIDNVQPLLFRSSTGTMAVAHNGNLVNANHLKQHLERSGSIFHSTSDTEVIVHLIKKSKKPLFLEQVKEAISLLKGAFSLIILTKDKMILARDRNGLRPLSIGKLGDAWVASSETCAFDLIGAEYVREVQPGQLVIISHNGIVEDRYAVMEQRAMCAMEYVYFARPDSNIDQVNIHMARKRMGKQLAKEMGYIDADVVTGVPDSSISAAIGFAEEIGIPYEMGLIKNRYVGRTFIQPTQELRERGVKMKLSPVVQVVCGKRVVMVDDSIVRGTTSRRIVKMLKEAGAKEVHVAITSPPIANPCFYGIDISSDEELIATGKTVDEIREAIGADSLTFLSPEGLVEAISRPFDDENGGLCMACFTGKYPTDIYPDTVLPHIKELSR, encoded by the coding sequence ATGCTTGCTGAAATCAGAGGCTTAAATGAAGAATGTGGTGTTTTTGGGATATGGGGACATGAAGCATCCGCCCAAATGTGCTACTACGGCCTGCATGCGCTTCAACATCGCGGACAAGAAGGTGCTGGCATCGTCGCAACTGACGGCCAGTACTTTAAAATCGTCAAAGGTGAAGGCTTAGTCAATGAAGTCTTTAACGAAGAAAAAATCAATAATTTAAAAGGAACCGCTGCGATTGCTCATGTTCGCTATGCAACAGCTGGAGGGGGCGGCATTGACAACGTGCAGCCGCTTCTCTTCCGTTCTTCCACAGGCACAATGGCTGTAGCCCATAACGGAAATCTAGTCAATGCCAATCATTTAAAACAACATCTTGAACGTTCAGGCAGTATTTTTCATTCAACTTCAGATACAGAAGTGATTGTGCATCTTATTAAGAAAAGCAAAAAACCCCTTTTTCTTGAGCAAGTGAAGGAAGCTATTTCCTTATTGAAAGGTGCGTTTTCTCTCATTATCTTAACGAAAGATAAGATGATTCTTGCCCGGGATCGCAACGGTTTGCGCCCGCTTTCCATCGGCAAACTAGGAGATGCATGGGTGGCTTCATCAGAAACTTGCGCTTTTGACTTAATAGGTGCTGAGTATGTTCGTGAAGTTCAGCCTGGACAATTAGTCATTATTTCCCATAACGGAATTGTAGAAGATCGCTATGCAGTCATGGAACAACGGGCAATGTGCGCAATGGAATATGTTTATTTTGCGCGGCCTGACTCGAACATCGATCAAGTAAACATTCACATGGCTCGTAAACGGATGGGAAAGCAATTGGCAAAAGAAATGGGCTATATCGATGCGGATGTGGTGACAGGTGTTCCGGATTCTTCCATCTCTGCAGCCATTGGTTTTGCAGAAGAAATCGGCATTCCTTACGAGATGGGATTAATCAAAAATCGCTATGTTGGAAGAACTTTCATTCAACCAACCCAAGAATTGCGTGAACGCGGAGTAAAAATGAAACTTTCTCCGGTCGTACAAGTGGTGTGCGGAAAACGGGTTGTGATGGTGGACGACTCCATCGTTCGCGGCACAACTTCCCGCAGAATAGTGAAAATGTTGAAGGAAGCTGGAGCGAAAGAAGTCCATGTAGCTATTACATCCCCACCGATTGCGAACCCTTGTTTCTATGGCATCGATATTTCATCTGATGAGGAATTAATTGCTACTGGAAAAACAGTTGACGAAATTCGGGAAGCCATTGGCGCAGATTCTTTGACATTTTTGTCGCCGGAAGGATTAGTCGAAGCCATTTCAAGACCTTTTGATGACGAAAATGGCGGCCTATGCATGGCTTGTTTTACAGGAAAATATCCGACAGACATTTACCCAGACACTGTCTTACCACATATCAAGGAACTTTCACGTTAA
- the purL gene encoding phosphoribosylformylglycinamidine synthase subunit PurL yields the protein MSNFEPTAEQIKEQKLYRDLGLSDEEFARIEEILGRLPNWTETGLFSVMWSEHCSYKNSKPVLRKFPTSGPRVLQGPGEGAGIVDIGDEQAVVFKMESHNHPSAIEPYQGAATGVGGIIRDVFSMGARPIALLNSLRFGELKTPRVKYLFEEVVAGIAGYGNCIGIPTVGGEVQFDPCYEGNPLVNAMCVGIIDHKDIQKGVATGVGNTVMYVGAKTGRDGIHGATFASEELSEESDEKRPAVQVGDPFMEKLLLEACLEVVKSDALVGIQDMGAAGLTSSSSEMASKAGSGIEMNLDLVPQRETGMTAYEMMLSESQERMLLVVKQGREEEIKKIFEKYGLDAVAIGRVTDDKMLRLIHKGEVVAEVPADALAKDAPVYHKPSKEPDYYREFQAMENTEPEVSDYKETLKQLLQAPTIASKEWVYNQFDYQVRTNTVVTPGSDAAVLRIRGTNKGLAMTADCNSRYIYLDPETGGKIAVAEAARNIVASGGEPLSITDCLNFGNPEKPEIFWQLEKSADGISAACRALETPVISGNVSLYNETSGQAVYPTPTIGMVGLVKDLSHVTTQFVKQAGDVVYLLGETKTEFGGSELQKLVYGKIFGKAPNIDLEVEAARQKALLSAIQAGLIQSAHDVAEGGVAVALAEKTFGANGLGVHVKLEGSPVTALFSESQSRFIVTVKEENAQAFEQMIPDAQKIGVVTNDGKITIEGESGLLVEGCVDEFCSAWKGAIPCLLKSEA from the coding sequence ATGTCTAATTTTGAACCAACAGCAGAACAAATTAAGGAGCAAAAGCTTTACCGCGACTTGGGGCTAAGCGATGAAGAATTTGCGAGAATTGAAGAAATTCTAGGTCGTCTTCCAAATTGGACAGAAACAGGTTTGTTCTCTGTAATGTGGTCTGAACACTGTTCGTATAAAAATTCCAAACCAGTGTTGCGCAAGTTCCCAACAAGTGGCCCCCGCGTATTGCAAGGGCCTGGAGAAGGGGCAGGGATTGTGGACATTGGTGACGAGCAAGCCGTTGTATTTAAAATGGAATCCCATAACCACCCTTCAGCCATTGAACCATACCAAGGAGCCGCAACAGGGGTTGGCGGAATTATTCGCGACGTATTCTCCATGGGAGCGCGTCCTATTGCACTGCTAAACTCTTTACGTTTTGGAGAATTAAAAACTCCTCGAGTGAAATACTTGTTTGAAGAAGTTGTAGCGGGGATTGCTGGATACGGCAACTGCATCGGCATTCCGACAGTCGGCGGGGAAGTCCAATTTGATCCATGCTATGAAGGGAATCCTTTAGTAAATGCAATGTGCGTTGGCATCATCGATCATAAAGACATTCAAAAAGGTGTAGCGACAGGCGTAGGCAATACAGTGATGTATGTTGGCGCTAAAACGGGACGCGACGGCATTCATGGTGCCACATTCGCATCAGAAGAATTAAGTGAAGAATCCGATGAAAAACGTCCAGCGGTTCAAGTGGGAGACCCATTCATGGAAAAACTTCTTCTTGAAGCTTGCTTGGAAGTAGTAAAATCCGATGCGCTTGTCGGCATTCAAGACATGGGGGCAGCAGGGCTCACTTCCTCTTCCTCTGAAATGGCGTCAAAAGCCGGCTCTGGCATTGAAATGAATTTAGATTTGGTTCCTCAACGGGAAACAGGAATGACGGCTTATGAAATGATGTTGTCTGAATCCCAAGAACGCATGCTTTTAGTTGTGAAACAAGGCCGTGAAGAAGAAATCAAAAAAATCTTTGAAAAATATGGATTAGATGCCGTTGCAATCGGTCGAGTAACAGATGATAAAATGCTTCGCCTCATTCATAAAGGAGAAGTGGTAGCGGAAGTGCCTGCCGATGCATTAGCGAAAGACGCGCCTGTTTATCATAAACCATCAAAAGAACCTGATTACTATAGAGAGTTTCAAGCAATGGAAAACACAGAGCCGGAAGTAAGCGACTACAAAGAAACATTAAAACAATTGCTTCAAGCGCCAACAATTGCTTCTAAAGAATGGGTGTATAATCAATTTGACTATCAAGTGCGCACAAACACGGTAGTAACACCTGGTTCAGATGCTGCGGTATTGCGCATTCGCGGTACAAATAAAGGTCTTGCCATGACGGCTGACTGCAACTCTCGCTATATTTATTTAGACCCAGAAACAGGCGGAAAAATCGCCGTGGCAGAAGCCGCCCGCAACATTGTAGCTTCCGGCGGAGAACCGCTTTCCATTACAGACTGCCTAAACTTCGGTAACCCAGAAAAACCTGAAATCTTCTGGCAATTAGAAAAGAGTGCCGATGGGATTTCGGCTGCTTGCAGAGCTTTAGAGACACCTGTCATCAGCGGAAACGTTTCCCTTTATAACGAAACTTCTGGCCAAGCAGTATATCCTACACCAACAATTGGCATGGTGGGGCTTGTGAAAGATTTATCACATGTGACAACGCAATTTGTTAAACAAGCTGGCGACGTTGTGTATTTACTGGGTGAAACGAAGACAGAATTTGGCGGCTCTGAATTGCAAAAATTAGTGTACGGGAAAATTTTCGGCAAAGCGCCAAACATTGATTTAGAAGTAGAGGCAGCACGCCAAAAAGCATTGCTTTCTGCCATTCAAGCAGGACTCATCCAATCAGCCCACGATGTAGCAGAAGGCGGAGTTGCGGTAGCCTTAGCGGAGAAAACATTTGGCGCAAATGGTCTTGGCGTTCATGTGAAATTGGAAGGTTCACCGGTCACTGCATTATTCAGTGAATCACAATCCCGCTTTATTGTGACTGTAAAAGAAGAAAATGCTCAAGCGTTTGAACAAATGATTCCGGATGCGCAAAAAATTGGCGTAGTTACAAACGATGGGAAAATCACCATTGAAGGAGAATCAGGTTTATTAGTTGAAGGTTGTGTAGATGAATTTTGTTCGGCTTGGAAAGGAGCTATCCCATGCTTGCTGAAATCAGAGGCTTAA
- the purQ gene encoding phosphoribosylformylglycinamidine synthase subunit PurQ — protein MKFAVLVFPGSNCDVDMYHAIKDELGEEVEYVWHDATDLSEYDAILIPGGFSYGDYLRCGAMASQSNVMKAVKKAAEEGKPILGVCNGFQILTEAGLLPGALLRNKNLKFICRTVPLKVENNQTLFTNQYDEGQIINIPIAHGEGNYFCDEETLKKLKENNQIVFTYAGDNPNGSLENIAGIVNERGNVLGMMPHPERAVDALLGSADGLALFKSIVKQWRESHV, from the coding sequence ATGAAATTTGCTGTACTCGTTTTCCCAGGTTCGAACTGTGACGTTGATATGTATCATGCCATTAAAGACGAGCTGGGGGAAGAAGTGGAATATGTTTGGCATGATGCCACGGATTTAAGCGAATATGATGCCATTTTAATTCCAGGGGGATTCTCATACGGAGATTATCTTCGCTGCGGGGCAATGGCAAGCCAATCAAACGTAATGAAGGCAGTAAAAAAAGCGGCGGAAGAAGGGAAACCGATTCTTGGGGTTTGCAACGGATTCCAAATCTTAACGGAAGCAGGACTCTTACCTGGCGCTTTACTACGCAATAAAAACTTAAAATTCATTTGCCGTACCGTACCATTGAAAGTAGAAAACAATCAAACATTGTTTACGAATCAATATGATGAAGGACAAATCATCAACATTCCGATTGCCCACGGTGAAGGAAACTACTTCTGTGACGAGGAAACATTGAAAAAATTAAAAGAAAACAACCAAATCGTTTTCACATACGCAGGCGATAATCCAAACGGAAGTCTAGAAAACATTGCGGGTATTGTGAACGAGCGCGGCAATGTTCTTGGTATGATGCCTCACCCTGAACGCGCAGTGGATGCATTACTTGGCAGTGCAGATGGACTAGCATTATTCAAATCAATTGTGAAACAGTGGAGGGAATCTCATGTCTAA
- the purS gene encoding phosphoribosylformylglycinamidine synthase subunit PurS → MKKVKIYVTLRESVLDPQGSAVKGSLVNMGYKEVEDVRIGKYLELLISDTDRDIDTLVKEMCEKLLANTVIEDYRFEIEEAH, encoded by the coding sequence ATGAAAAAAGTGAAGATTTATGTGACATTGCGCGAAAGTGTTTTAGATCCACAAGGTTCAGCCGTAAAAGGTTCTTTAGTCAACATGGGATACAAAGAAGTAGAGGATGTCCGCATCGGGAAATACTTGGAACTGCTCATTTCTGATACTGATCGCGACATTGACACATTAGTGAAAGAAATGTGTGAGAAGCTGCTTGCAAACACAGTCATTGAGGATTATCGCTTTGAAATCGAGGAGGCTCATTAA
- the purC gene encoding phosphoribosylaminoimidazolesuccinocarboxamide synthase, translating into MEKGALLYEGKAKRLYATDQEDVLFVEYKNSATAFNGQKKAEIEGKGILNNKISTIIFEKLKQQGIESHFIQKVSENEQLVKKVEIIPLEVVVRNMAAGSFSERLGIEEGTPLKRPIVEFYYKNDALNDPLITNNHIEILCIATKEEVETLANLALKVNEALKEIFQTIGVILVDFKLEFGRDREGNILLADEISPDTCRLWDAETKEKLDKDVFRRDLGSLTDVYNIILSRLGGK; encoded by the coding sequence ATGGAAAAAGGCGCACTATTGTACGAAGGAAAGGCCAAACGATTATATGCTACAGATCAGGAAGATGTTTTATTTGTGGAATATAAAAACAGCGCCACGGCTTTTAATGGACAAAAAAAAGCAGAAATTGAGGGAAAAGGGATATTAAATAATAAAATTTCTACCATCATTTTCGAAAAGCTGAAACAACAAGGAATTGAATCTCACTTTATTCAAAAAGTATCCGAGAATGAACAGCTTGTAAAAAAAGTGGAAATTATCCCCCTTGAAGTAGTTGTACGCAATATGGCAGCGGGCAGCTTTTCAGAACGGCTCGGCATTGAAGAAGGAACACCGCTAAAACGTCCAATTGTGGAATTTTATTATAAAAACGATGCTTTAAATGATCCGTTGATTACGAACAATCATATTGAAATTCTTTGCATTGCAACGAAAGAAGAAGTCGAAACACTTGCCAATCTTGCATTAAAAGTAAATGAAGCATTAAAGGAAATATTCCAAACAATCGGAGTAATTTTAGTGGACTTCAAACTCGAATTTGGCCGTGACAGAGAAGGAAACATTCTGCTTGCCGATGAGATTTCTCCAGATACATGCCGGCTTTGGGATGCTGAAACGAAAGAGAAATTAGACAAAGATGTGTTTAGACGAGATCTTGGAAGTTTAACAGATGTATATAACATTATACTTTCTAGACTTGGAGGAAAATGA
- the purB gene encoding adenylosuccinate lyase, which yields MIERYTRPEMGAIWTEENKFKAWLEVEILACEAWSELGVIPKEDVEKLRQNATFDINRIYEIEQTTKHDVVAFTRAVSETLGEEKKWVHYGLTSTDVVDTALSYLIKQANNILRKDLHNFIDVLTEKAKEHKYTVMMGRTHGVHAEPTTFGLKLALWREEMNRNLERFERAAKTIETGKISGAVGTYANIDPFVEKYVCEKLGLTPAPISTQTLQRDRHAEYIATLALIATSIEKFATEIRNLQKSETREVEEGFAKGQKGSSAMPHKRNPIGSENMAGIARVIRGHVITAYENVPLWHERDISHSSAERIIIPDTTIALNYMLNRFTNIVKNLTVFPDNMKRNMDATFGLIYSQRVLLKLIDKGLSREEAYDTVQPLTAKSWDEQRPFRPLVEADEKISSLLTKEEIDDCFDYNWHLKNVDYIFDRLGLND from the coding sequence ATGATTGAACGTTATACTCGCCCAGAGATGGGAGCAATTTGGACAGAAGAAAACAAATTTAAGGCTTGGCTTGAAGTAGAAATTTTAGCTTGTGAAGCATGGTCTGAACTTGGTGTAATTCCGAAAGAAGACGTTGAAAAGTTGCGACAAAATGCAACATTTGATATTAACCGCATTTATGAAATCGAACAAACAACAAAACATGACGTCGTGGCCTTTACTCGCGCTGTATCCGAGACGTTGGGCGAAGAAAAAAAATGGGTACATTACGGGCTCACTTCAACGGATGTGGTAGATACTGCCCTTTCTTATTTAATTAAACAAGCCAACAACATTTTAAGAAAAGATCTTCACAATTTTATTGATGTATTAACAGAAAAAGCAAAGGAACATAAATACACTGTAATGATGGGTCGTACACATGGTGTTCATGCGGAGCCTACAACATTTGGATTAAAGCTTGCCCTATGGCGTGAAGAAATGAACCGCAATTTGGAACGCTTTGAAAGAGCTGCCAAAACAATTGAAACAGGGAAAATTTCCGGAGCTGTAGGAACTTATGCCAACATTGATCCATTTGTAGAAAAGTATGTTTGCGAAAAATTAGGACTTACTCCTGCGCCCATTTCAACCCAAACATTGCAGCGTGACCGTCATGCAGAATACATTGCCACATTGGCATTAATTGCAACATCCATCGAAAAATTTGCAACAGAAATCCGCAACTTGCAAAAATCTGAAACACGTGAAGTGGAAGAAGGTTTTGCCAAAGGACAAAAAGGTTCATCTGCCATGCCGCACAAACGCAATCCAATTGGTTCAGAAAATATGGCAGGTATTGCTCGCGTAATCCGCGGCCATGTTATCACGGCATATGAAAATGTTCCATTATGGCATGAACGGGATATTTCCCATTCATCAGCAGAACGCATTATTATACCGGATACAACTATTGCATTGAATTATATGTTAAACCGCTTCACAAACATTGTGAAAAACTTGACAGTATTCCCTGATAATATGAAGCGCAATATGGATGCAACATTTGGGCTTATTTATTCTCAGCGCGTTTTATTAAAACTTATCGATAAAGGTTTATCCCGCGAAGAAGCTTATGATACAGTTCAGCCGCTTACTGCTAAATCATGGGATGAACAACGCCCATTCCGTCCATTAGTGGAAGCAGATGAAAAAATCAGCTCGCTATTAACAAAAGAAGAAATTGATGATTGCTTCGACTACAACTGGCATTTGAAAAACGTGGACTACATATTTGACCGTTTAGGATTAAATGATTAA
- the purK gene encoding 5-(carboxyamino)imidazole ribonucleotide synthase has product MIKTIYPGQTIGIIGGGQLGRMMALSAKEAGFKIAVLDSTMNSPCGQVADIQIVASYDDEAALEELAEVSDVITYEFENIDYEGLKKLTEIAYVPQGAEIIRITQNRVTEKQAIVEAGCPVAPYIVCDSYEELVEKIDQIGYPSIVKTARFGYDGKGQVKLNSKEDLPLAKNLFEHSQCIVEGFIPFEKEISVIIQRNANGDTYCFPIGENIHVNHILHETIVPARISDETKNLADEAAHKIAEHLQLIGTLAVEMFVLKDGQIIINELAPRPHNSGHYSIEACNISQFSQHIRAVVGWPLRKPKLHSPAVMVNILGQHVAPLINSIVKYPHWSVHLYGKKEAKVNRKMGHVTILTDDIDQTLKEIEESGIWL; this is encoded by the coding sequence GTGATAAAAACGATTTACCCCGGTCAAACAATCGGCATCATCGGCGGCGGGCAATTAGGACGGATGATGGCTCTCAGTGCGAAAGAAGCAGGTTTTAAAATTGCAGTTCTTGACTCTACAATGAATTCACCATGTGGACAAGTGGCGGATATTCAAATTGTAGCTTCTTATGATGATGAAGCCGCACTGGAAGAATTAGCAGAAGTGAGTGACGTTATTACTTATGAATTTGAAAATATCGATTACGAAGGATTGAAAAAATTAACGGAGATTGCCTATGTGCCACAAGGTGCTGAAATTATCCGCATTACCCAAAATCGCGTGACGGAAAAACAGGCGATTGTGGAAGCAGGTTGCCCTGTAGCGCCTTATATTGTTTGTGACAGCTATGAGGAACTGGTTGAGAAAATTGACCAAATAGGCTATCCAAGCATTGTTAAAACTGCCCGTTTTGGTTATGACGGTAAGGGGCAAGTAAAACTTAATTCAAAAGAAGATTTGCCGCTTGCGAAAAATTTGTTTGAACACTCCCAATGTATTGTGGAAGGATTTATTCCTTTTGAAAAGGAAATTTCGGTCATCATCCAAAGAAACGCTAATGGTGACACGTACTGCTTTCCAATCGGAGAAAATATTCATGTAAATCACATTTTGCATGAAACCATTGTTCCGGCTCGAATTTCGGATGAAACAAAAAATTTGGCGGATGAAGCAGCCCATAAAATTGCAGAGCATCTGCAATTAATTGGAACATTAGCGGTAGAAATGTTCGTGTTGAAGGATGGACAAATAATAATTAATGAATTGGCGCCAAGACCTCATAATTCCGGCCATTATTCCATTGAAGCATGCAATATTTCCCAATTTTCTCAACATATCCGTGCGGTGGTTGGATGGCCATTAAGAAAACCAAAACTTCATTCTCCCGCTGTAATGGTGAATATATTAGGCCAGCATGTAGCGCCGCTTATTAATTCAATAGTAAAATATCCACATTGGTCTGTTCATCTTTACGGCAAAAAAGAGGCGAAAGTGAACAGAAAAATGGGTCATGTCACAATTCTAACAGATGACATTGATCAAACATTAAAAGAAATTGAAGAATCAGGAATTTGGTTATAA
- the purE gene encoding 5-(carboxyamino)imidazole ribonucleotide mutase, with the protein MNPKIGVIMGSSSDWETMKHACDILDELEIPYEKKVVSAHRTPDLMFEYAETARSRGIEVIIAGAGGAAHLPGMVASKTTLPVIGVPVQSKALNGLDSLLSIVQMPGGVPVATVAIGKAGATNAGLLAAQILSITDQQLAEKLEARREQLKQIVLESSGDLK; encoded by the coding sequence ATGAATCCTAAAATCGGCGTCATTATGGGAAGTTCAAGTGACTGGGAAACGATGAAGCATGCTTGCGATATTTTAGATGAGTTGGAAATACCATATGAAAAAAAAGTCGTATCCGCCCATCGTACCCCAGATTTAATGTTTGAGTACGCTGAAACTGCTCGTTCACGGGGAATTGAAGTAATTATTGCTGGAGCAGGAGGAGCCGCCCATTTGCCGGGGATGGTTGCAAGTAAAACTACTTTGCCTGTCATCGGCGTACCGGTGCAATCAAAAGCTTTAAATGGACTTGATTCATTGCTCTCCATTGTTCAAATGCCTGGCGGAGTTCCTGTGGCAACGGTAGCTATCGGAAAAGCTGGGGCAACCAATGCCGGCTTGCTTGCAGCACAGATTTTATCCATTACGGATCAACAATTGGCGGAAAAATTGGAAGCACGAAGAGAACAATTAAAACAAATAGTTTTAGAAAGTTCGGGTGACTTAAAGTGA
- a CDS encoding NETI motif-containing protein, with product MSKKTAWFEMEEHETPEQCIERMRKKGYMPVLRKEEPIFQRINGEITYFRQKVMFKGELMEDNNKK from the coding sequence ATGTCGAAAAAAACAGCGTGGTTTGAAATGGAGGAACATGAAACGCCGGAACAATGTATTGAAAGAATGAGAAAAAAGGGTTACATGCCGGTCTTAAGAAAAGAAGAACCAATCTTTCAAAGGATTAATGGCGAAATTACATATTTTCGTCAAAAAGTTATGTTTAAAGGAGAATTAATGGAGGATAATAATAAAAAATAA